One segment of Solanum lycopersicum chromosome 1, SLM_r2.1 DNA contains the following:
- the ABCG2 gene encoding ABC transporter G family member STR, translating into MAKFKRTDTNRSLETLLDLDKSAQLKKINGKNLSKQPTRKLIPGHGLEFTNLSYSVTKKVKKDGVWINREAYLLNDISGQALRGEIMAIMGPSGAGKSTFLDAIAGRIARGSLEGSVRIEGKPVTTSYMKMISSYVMQDDQLFPMLTVHETFMFAAEVRLPPSISRAEKKKRVHELLEQLGLTSATHTYIGDEGRRGVSGGERRRVSIGIDIIHKPSLLFLDEPTSGLDSTSAHSVVEKVKDIAKSGSIVLMTIHQPSFRIQMLLDRITVLARGRLVYLGSPTGVAAFLAGFARPVPDGENSLEYLLDVIKEYDESTVGLDPLVLYQRDGIKPDQAAKTPLRKPPKTPRAPRTPYAKSPWTKHISLRSSHFSVGNMNSQRDPKDQSESNVNSFGYDDEDDDEDFDNSLERKVPQTPMSMQSGIHPRLASHFYKDFSVWLYNGVKGTPLRPPTWNHGGRTQISGAKSSMSSGHPFPMSQQTPSRVKTPVVSAIFTPVREGIEYSSYNPSYEEVFEIEEVLDEPVHRHKFANPWLREVIVLCWRTTLNVIRTPELFLSREIVLTVMGLVLSSFFRRLNHFDFTTINHLLNFYIFTICLVFFSSNDAVPTFIQERFIFIRETSHNAYRSSSYVISSLIVYLPFFAIQAFTFAAITQYILRINSSILSFWIILYSSLITSNAYVMLVSALVPSYITGYAIVISTTALFFLTCGFFLKRTQIPLVWRWLHYISAIKYPFEALLINEFKGTKNCYNGDLADLSPGPLGDVKISQLHKDSIDLSQNCTLIGEDVLFSMDISKENIWLDIAILLAWGVLYRLFFYVVLRFYSKNERK; encoded by the exons atggcaaAGTTTAAGCGGACAGACACCAACAGAAGCTTAGAAACTTTGTTGGACTTGGACAAATCTGCACAGTTGAAGAAGATAAATGGTAAAAATTTGTCGAAGCAGCCAACGCGCAAGCTAATTCCAGGACATGGTCTTGAGTTTACtaatctgtcatatagtgttACCAAGAAAGTGAAAAAAGATGGTGTTTGGATCAACAGAGAAGCTTATCTTCTTAATGATATATCAGGACAAGCTTTGCGAGGCGAAATCATGGCCATCATGGGGCCTAGTGGTGCTGGAAAGTCTACTTTTCTTGATGCCATTGCTGGACGAATTGCTCGTGGTAGTCTTGAAGGAAGTGTTAGAATTGAAGGCAAACCA GTGACCACAAGTTATATGAAGATGATATCTTCCTATGTAATGCAAGATGATCAGCTCTTTCCTATGTTGACAGTTCACGAGACGTTCATGTTTGCAGCTGAAGTCAGGCTTCCACCATCAATATCTAGAgcagagaagaagaaaagagttcATGAACTTCTCGAGCAATTAGGCTTAACG AGTGCAACACACACGTACATAGGAGATGAAGGAAGAAGAGGAGTGTCAGGGGGAGAACGTCGGAGAGTGTCAATAGGGATTGACATAATCCATAAGCCATCTCTGCTGTTTCTCGATGAGCCTACATCTGGTCTTGATTCTACAAGTGCTCATAGTGTTGTTGAAAAAGTGAAAGACATAGCTAAAAGTGGTAGTATAGTACTCATGACCATCCATCAGCCTTCTTTCAGAATCCAAATGCTCCTCGATCGCATCACAGTCCTTGCAAG GGGAAGGCTTGTATATTTGGGAAGTCCTACAGGAGTAGCAGCTTTTCTAGCTGGTTTTGCAAGACCAGTTCCAGATGGCGAAAATAGCTTAGAGTACCTGTTAGATGTGATCAAAGAGTATGATGAATCAACTGTTGGACTTGATCCTCTTGTCTTGTATCAAAGGGATGGCATCAAACCTGATCAAGCAGCTAAAACCCCTCTCCGAAAACCACCAAAAACACCAAGAGCTCCTCGAACTCCTTATGCAAAGTCACCCTGGACCAAACATATTAGCCTCCGAAGCTCTCATTTTTCTGTTGGAAACATGAATTCCCAACGAGATCCCAAGGATCAGTCTGAATCTAATGTTAATAGTTTCGGttatgatgatgaggatgatgatgaggatttTGATAACTCATTGGAACGTAAGGTTCCTCAAACGCCTATGAGTATGCAGAGTGGGATTCATCCACGTTTGGCTTCACATTTCTACAAAGATTTCTCCGTTTGGCTATACAATGGCGTTAAAGGGACTCCTCTTCGTCCACCAACATGGAACCATGGAGGACGAACACAAATTTCTGGTGCAAAATCGAGCATGTCTTCAGGTCATCCATTCCCAATGTCTCAACAAACACCTTCACGTGTTAAAACTCCGGTAGTATCAGCAATTTTCACTCCGGTTCGAGAAGGAATAGAGTACTCATCCTATAATCCATCATACGAAGAAGTATTTGAAATCGAAGAAGTACTCGATGAACCAGTTCACAGGCACAAATTCGCAAATCCCTGGCTTAGAGAAGTTATAGTCCTCTGTTGGCGTACCACATTGAATGTAATTCGTACTCCTGAACTCTTCCTATCTCGTGAAATCGTCTTAACAGTCATGGGACTAgtcctttcttctttcttccgaAGACTAAATCATTTCGACTTCACAACAATCAACCACCTCCTCAACTTCTACATCTTCACAATTTGCCTAGTCTTTTTCTCCTCGAACGATGCAGTCCCAACGTTCATCCAAGAACGATTCATCTTCATTCGCGAGACATCTCACAACGCTTATAGATCATCTTCTTATGTCATTTCCTCCCTCATAGTATACCTCCCCTTTTTCGCGATCCAAGCCTTCACATTCGCTGCCATAACCCAATACATTCTTAGAATCAACAGCAGCATTTTAAGCTTCTGGATAATCCTCTATTCCTCACTCATAACTAGCAATGCTTATGTGATGTTAGTAAGTGCACTAGTCCCAAGTTACATCACGGGGTACGCGATCGTTATATCTACAACAGCTCTATTCTTCCTAACATGTGGATTTTTCTTGAAGAGGACTCAAATTCCTTTGGTTTGGAGATGGTTACATTACATATCAGCAATCAAAtatccatttgaagcattgttgATTAATGAATTTAAAGGGACAAAAAATTGTTACAATGGTGACCTAGCTGATCTTTCACCTGGTCCTTTAGGTGACGTGAAGATTAGTCAATTGCATAAGGATTCAATTGATTTATCACAAAATTGCACATTGATTGGAGAAGATGTTTTGTTCTCTATGGACATATCAAAGGAGAATATTTGGTTGGATATTGCCATCTTGTTGGCTTGGGGAGTTCTTTATCGTCTTTTCTTTTATGTTGTTCTTAGATTTTACtcaaagaatgaaagaaaatga